The region GGGCGGTCAGGCTCGCCACCCGGGGCGGCAGCGTGACCACCCCGGCGTCGGGGGCCAGCGTGCCGGAGATGATGTGCAGCAGCGTGGTCTTCCCGCAGCCGTTGGGGCCGCGCAGCAGCACGTGCTCGCCGGCCCGCAGCTCGAAGTCCTCGATCGCGATGGTGGCGCCGTCGCCGTAGACGACCCGGGCGCCGTTGACCAGCACCATCGGTCCTTCGTCGTGGTAGGGCGCCGGGCGGGAGGCGCGCAGCGTGTCGATCCGCTTGAGCACGGCGGTGTTCCTGCGGACCTGGGGGATCATGTTGATCAGGTCGAAGATGCCGGTGACCGCCCGCCACAGCGAGTTCACGAAGGCCAGGAAGCTGCCGAAGGTCATCCGGCCGGCGAAGACGAAGTAGGCCCCGACGACCATCGACGCCGTGTCCGACAGATTCATGACCAGGTCGCTGAGCGTGTTCTGCTTCTGGGTGAGCCGGTAGTTGACGAAGGTGATGCCGAGGAAGCCGTTCAGCGCCTCCTTGTTCGCCGCCCGGGTGCCGGGCACCAGCGACGGTATGCCGCGCAGCGCGTGGAAGGACTCCAGCGTGCGGGTCAGCTTGTTGATGTACCGCGCCTCCGCCTCGCGCTCCGGGTCGGTGTTGTCCTCGATCCGCTTGGCCAGCCGGTTGCTGACGAGGACCAGCGGCGGCACGATCACCAGCAGGATGAGGCTGGCCTGCCAGGACAGGTAGAGCAGCACCCCGATGAAGACCAGTGACGCGAGCGCCTGCTTGGCGATGCGCACGCAGACGTCGATGGCCGGCAGTACGCCCTCGCGGACGTCGTTGTGGACCCGGCTGACGTACGAGGCGTTCCCGGCCCCCGACAGCTGCCGCCCGTCCAGGCCGAGGGTGCGGTCCAGCAGCTCCATCTCCAGCAGCAGCATGAACGAGTTCTCGAACCGCTTGCGCCACCAGGCGACCCAGTAGCCGCCGATGTTGAGGGTGAGGCCGAGCAGCAGGTAGAAGACGCCGAGGACGATGAACTTGCGGAAGTGCCCGGCCAGGATCGCCTGGTCGAACAGCGCCTTGAGCAGCAGCGGGTGCAGCAGGGCCTCGATGCCGCTGATGACCGCCTCGACGGCCATGATGAGGCAGAACCCCGCCCGGTGCCCGCGCAGCGTGCGCCACAGCTCCTTCACCGCGACACCTCGTCCAGCAGGAAGTCGGCGGGACCGCCGTGGTTGAGCCGGTGCAGCACCCGCAGGATGCCGGCCGAGCCGGTCAGGTAGTCGCACGAACAGCGCAGCAGCCCCTCGCCGGGCACCCCGAGCGGCACCGTGCCGTCGTCCCCGCGCGGCACCCCGAACCGCTCGGCCGGCTCGAAGAGGAACACCTTCCGTACGAACTCCAGCTGCCGCAGCGCGATCTGCCGGTACGACGGGTCGCCGGTGATCCCGGTCGCGTCCAGCAGCGCGTCGGCGACCCCGGTCAGGCCGAACGCGTAGCCGGGCATGACCGACTGGCCGACGTCCAGCGCGCGCAGCACCTCGCGCGCGTCGTCCAGGTTGCCGTAGCGCAGCAGCACCTGCGCGACACCGGCCGAGCCGACCTCGACGTAGGGCTCCATGGTCCCGGCGTGCTTGAACATGATCATGCCGTCCTCGATGGGCTCGGCGTGCGCCATCTCCCAGGACAGCGCGCGGCGGCCGAGCCGCGCGTAGCTCTCGTCGCCGGTGATCTGCGACATCCGCAGCAGGAACATCGCGACTCCGGCCTGCCCGAAGCCGAGTCCGGTCAGCGGCCCCTTGGCCGAGAAGTCGTTGAGCCAGTAGGCGTGTTCACCGTCGCGCTGGACGGTGTCGAGCAGCGCGTGCGCGCACTCGCGTGCGGCGGCGAGGTCGCTCCCGTCCCCGCCGGCGAGGTAGAAGCGCAGGTTCGTCATGCCG is a window of Streptomyces sp. NBC_01477 DNA encoding:
- a CDS encoding ABC transporter ATP-binding protein — encoded protein: MKELWRTLRGHRAGFCLIMAVEAVISGIEALLHPLLLKALFDQAILAGHFRKFIVLGVFYLLLGLTLNIGGYWVAWWRKRFENSFMLLLEMELLDRTLGLDGRQLSGAGNASYVSRVHNDVREGVLPAIDVCVRIAKQALASLVFIGVLLYLSWQASLILLVIVPPLVLVSNRLAKRIEDNTDPEREAEARYINKLTRTLESFHALRGIPSLVPGTRAANKEALNGFLGITFVNYRLTQKQNTLSDLVMNLSDTASMVVGAYFVFAGRMTFGSFLAFVNSLWRAVTGIFDLINMIPQVRRNTAVLKRIDTLRASRPAPYHDEGPMVLVNGARVVYGDGATIAIEDFELRAGEHVLLRGPNGCGKTTLLHIISGTLAPDAGVVTLPPRVASLTAPVNLPPLPIRELVADERLRAAMELTALADQLPSDLSSGQRQRAGVAALLTEDADVYLVDEPFANLDPSGRDLVLRTLKERTRDRALLVVHHGDEDLDVRFDRVVTLSVAAARP